CACTTGTTAAATCCATGTGAAATGCTTCAGGTTCGATCCGCATTTTCTTTAAGATCGATAAGGTATCAATACCTGTACAGCCTGCAACAGCATTTAACAGGAATTCGGTCGGACGGGCCCCTGTGTTTTGTCCTCCAACAGCTTCGTTCGCGTCCATCCTCAAGCGATGGCCTGATGGGGTTTCGCTGGAAAAAGCCATTCCTTGTTCCCACTTGACTCTCAATTCCATTTAGACGCCTCCTTTTATTAACACTTTGTCTTTCCTTTGTATCATTTACAATCTAGATTAAATTATATATGAGCTGAATCCTTGGATGGTGTAAGCTTTTTAAATACAAAAAAGAAATAAAGTG
This sequence is a window from Lentibacillus sp. JNUCC-1. Protein-coding genes within it:
- a CDS encoding OsmC family protein, whose amino-acid sequence is MELRVKWEQGMAFSSETPSGHRLRMDANEAVGGQNTGARPTEFLLNAVAGCTGIDTLSILKKMRIEPEAFHMDLTSERAEEHPKRFTKIHIEYVLTGNLPEDKVARAIQLSMDKYCTVSHSLNAEMSASYSINGYKSKLV